One Spodoptera frugiperda isolate SF20-4 chromosome 30, AGI-APGP_CSIRO_Sfru_2.0, whole genome shotgun sequence genomic window carries:
- the LOC118269739 gene encoding trypsin-like isoform X1: MEFVTSALGVYKWSCGCRPSIRWAGLSGAEWRKCWWSGLSAVCSVCGAGASSPPFVLLLTRCDRLLILIAMNWAVLLVCLVGWTSCQAATMVEPQEKEKGLIEWISNLLGNNPTSTTVKPVYQDPPSNCPACQCGLARTKRRIVGGYETKEREYPWMAMLMYNGRFFCGGSLINDLYVLTAAHCTGYRKERITIRLLEHDTSNANETKTIDRKVAAVIRHQRYNPGTYDNDIALMRLDERLDLSTAVKRIRRDEDGTTPATEETTATPDPADDVRVRPVCLPTPGLSFTRECAVVIGWGVTDEGGSVSNTLQEVKVPIVSNAECRDRSYGRRITDNMMCAGEPDGGRDACQGDSGGPLHVFNQTTERYQEVGVVSWGEGCARPDKYGVYSRVNRYLTWIKSNTADACYCN; encoded by the exons ATGGAATTTGTGACATCGGCATTAGGTGTTTATAAGTGGTCGTGCGGGTGTAGGCCCAGCATACGGTGGGCAGGACTAAGTGGAGCGGAGTGGAGAAAGTGTTGGTGGTCTGGCCTGTCTGCGGTCTGTAGTGTGTGCGGTGCAGGCGCGTCGTCACCGCCATTCGTCCTCCTCCTTACACGCTGTGACCGTCTCCTC ATATTAATCGCGATGAATTGGGCTGTTCTGTTGGTGTGCCTGGTCGGCTGGACAAGCTGTCAGGCCGCGACCATGGTTGAACCTCAAGAGAAAGAGAAAGGGCTCATCGAATGGATCAGTAATCTACTTGGGAACAACCCAACTTCCACTACTGTCAAGCCCGTTTATCAGGACCCTCCCAGCAATTGTCCTGCTTGTC aatGTGGTTTAGCGCGAACAAAGCGCCGTATAGTTGGTGGGTACGAGACAAAAGAACGTGAATATCCCTGGATGGCGATGCTGATGTACAACGGAAGATTTTTCTGTGGTGGATCCCTCATTAACGATCTCTATGTCCTCACAGCTGCACATTGCACTGG gtACCGCAAGGAGCGCATCACCATTCGGTTGTTGGAACACGACACGTCCAACGCCAACGAGACGAAGACTATCGACAGGAAGGTAGCGGCCGTCATCAGACATCAGCGGTACAATCCTGGCACATACGACAATGATATTGCTCTAATGAGGCTTGATGAAAgg TTGGACTTGAGCACTGCAGTAAAACGAATCCGCCGGGATGAAGATGGTACTACCCCAGCGACTGAAGAAACTACTGCAACGCCAGACCCGGCTGATGACGTCAGAGTGAGACCTGTCTGCTTGCCTACACCAGGACTGTCATTCACACGGGAGTGTGCCGTGGTCATAGGCTGGGGTGTCACGGACGAAGGAGGATCCGTCTCCAATACGCTGCAAGAG GTGAAGGTACCAATCGTGTCGAATGCGGAGTGCAGAGATCGATCATACGGCAGGCGGATCACAGACAACATGATGTGTGCTGGTGAGCCTGATGGTGGCCGTGACGCCTGTCAGGGTGACTCCGGAGGTCCCCTACATGTCTTCAATCAAACCACTGAGAGATACCAGGAAGTCG GCGTGGTGTCTTGGGGAGAGGGTTGCGCAAGGCCCGACAAATATGGCGTGTACTCGAGGGTCAATCGATACCTGACGTGGATTAAGAGCAACACGGCCGACGCCTGCTACTGCAACTAA
- the LOC118269739 gene encoding trypsin-like isoform X2 yields MNWAVLLVCLVGWTSCQAATMVEPQEKEKGLIEWISNLLGNNPTSTTVKPVYQDPPSNCPACQCGLARTKRRIVGGYETKEREYPWMAMLMYNGRFFCGGSLINDLYVLTAAHCTGYRKERITIRLLEHDTSNANETKTIDRKVAAVIRHQRYNPGTYDNDIALMRLDERLDLSTAVKRIRRDEDGTTPATEETTATPDPADDVRVRPVCLPTPGLSFTRECAVVIGWGVTDEGGSVSNTLQEVKVPIVSNAECRDRSYGRRITDNMMCAGEPDGGRDACQGDSGGPLHVFNQTTERYQEVGVVSWGEGCARPDKYGVYSRVNRYLTWIKSNTADACYCN; encoded by the exons ATGAATTGGGCTGTTCTGTTGGTGTGCCTGGTCGGCTGGACAAGCTGTCAGGCCGCGACCATGGTTGAACCTCAAGAGAAAGAGAAAGGGCTCATCGAATGGATCAGTAATCTACTTGGGAACAACCCAACTTCCACTACTGTCAAGCCCGTTTATCAGGACCCTCCCAGCAATTGTCCTGCTTGTC aatGTGGTTTAGCGCGAACAAAGCGCCGTATAGTTGGTGGGTACGAGACAAAAGAACGTGAATATCCCTGGATGGCGATGCTGATGTACAACGGAAGATTTTTCTGTGGTGGATCCCTCATTAACGATCTCTATGTCCTCACAGCTGCACATTGCACTGG gtACCGCAAGGAGCGCATCACCATTCGGTTGTTGGAACACGACACGTCCAACGCCAACGAGACGAAGACTATCGACAGGAAGGTAGCGGCCGTCATCAGACATCAGCGGTACAATCCTGGCACATACGACAATGATATTGCTCTAATGAGGCTTGATGAAAgg TTGGACTTGAGCACTGCAGTAAAACGAATCCGCCGGGATGAAGATGGTACTACCCCAGCGACTGAAGAAACTACTGCAACGCCAGACCCGGCTGATGACGTCAGAGTGAGACCTGTCTGCTTGCCTACACCAGGACTGTCATTCACACGGGAGTGTGCCGTGGTCATAGGCTGGGGTGTCACGGACGAAGGAGGATCCGTCTCCAATACGCTGCAAGAG GTGAAGGTACCAATCGTGTCGAATGCGGAGTGCAGAGATCGATCATACGGCAGGCGGATCACAGACAACATGATGTGTGCTGGTGAGCCTGATGGTGGCCGTGACGCCTGTCAGGGTGACTCCGGAGGTCCCCTACATGTCTTCAATCAAACCACTGAGAGATACCAGGAAGTCG GCGTGGTGTCTTGGGGAGAGGGTTGCGCAAGGCCCGACAAATATGGCGTGTACTCGAGGGTCAATCGATACCTGACGTGGATTAAGAGCAACACGGCCGACGCCTGCTACTGCAACTAA
- the LOC118269890 gene encoding uncharacterized protein LOC118269890, producing MAQNNFMDKLRIFFGIKQDPPRNDFRNPIWSSDDEDDGDELYTRHEMKEFSDSIDIHREFSRQMHEMFQTFSAMFGDIRSFTNDNPFDSFTTINPLPPEQGEDAQEHFPTGNIRDYYLKPGYHKHPQEQLKEDIDLDGKISSNEISGLLKTKKDKPIVPITPFSGELVPGRSFCQTIITTSVTKPDGSIETRRIVKRGNEVVEETITSTSTGTDTRMSPLNPGLDNLSTPGHIYSNVLSELSSLFRHFY from the coding sequence ATGGCGCAAAACAACTTCATGGACAAATTACGGATATTTTTTGGCATAAAACAGGATCCGCCTAGAAATGATTTTAGAAATCCAATTTGGAGTTCCGACGACGAAGATGACGGTGATGAACTATACACCAGACACGAAATGAAAGAGTTCTCCGATTCTATAGACATTCACCGAGAGTTCTCTCGACAGATGCATGAAATGTTCCAGACCTTCAGCGCTATGTTTGGAGACATTAGGTCATTCACCAACGACAACCCCTTCGATTCTTTCACGACCATCAACCCACTGCCGCCAGAGCAAGGTGAAGATGCACAAGAACATTTCCCCACAGGAAACATACGGGACTACTATCTGAAGCCCGGCTACCACAAGCACCCGCAAGAGCAGTTGAAAGAAGACATAGATTTAGATGGtaaaatatcatcaaatgaAATATCTGGATTGCTCAAAACGAAGAAAGACAAACCGATTGTTCCTATCACACCATTCAGTGGGGAGTTGGTACCAGGCCGGTCATTCTGCCAGACCATCATCACCACAAGTGTAACTAAGCCAGACGGATCGATTGAGACCAGGCGGATAGTGAAACGAGGCAATGAAGTTGTTGAAGAGACAATCACATCCACTTCCACAGGAACTGACACGCGAATGTCACCACTCAACCCAGGTTTGGATAACTTGTCAACTCCTGGCCATATTTACAGCAATGTTCTGTCGGAACTTTCCTCACTATTTAGacatttttactaa